The Vanessa cardui chromosome 27, ilVanCard2.1, whole genome shotgun sequence region atcAATGTTACCTACTgtcaatatacataatattgttgtaaatatattgtgacgcaacagtgagtattcccattttgttaaaaacattccGAAGAGATTATCTAGCTCTCTTTATCTGTAGGTACCAAACCTTATACCATAGATGATATTTCTACAGAGCGGCCGagctaattaattatataggtattttaaaaCCTTCACAGTAACAAAAGTAACTTATTTAACACAGATAAATCGTAAAATTCTCACACAAATTGTGAACCTTGTAACTGCAAATAGACACTTAACCGTTTTTGGTCAACGCAATGCTCAACAAAAACGTCTGCGTAATGGCCGACTTCGTGTTTTAAATCACCTTGAGTGGGAAATAAAGCTTACGTGTGTTATATAAATGTGGTAAGAACGGTTTAATAGTTAACTTACTCACATAACAAAACGCGTCAAGTTTGACtacattttttatggaatatttggCAAATGAGCCATTGATTGCTGATGGAATATGGCTTTTATCGTCCATGATCATGTCCAACACCAAGGGCCTTGCAGATGCTATGGTCTTTGAGAAATGAGTAtacttttcttgaaggttatCAAGTCGAATCGGTTGGGAATAAtcaccggcgaaagctggtttcagaaagtgaaaaaaatatacaacaacaacagcctgtaaattcccactgctgggctaaaggcctcctctccctttgaagagaaggtttggaacatattccaccacgctgttccaatgcgggttggtggaatacacatgtggcagaatttctatgaaatttgtcacatgcaggtttcctcacgatgttttccttcaccgctgagcacgggatgaattataaagacaaattaagcacatgaatcagtggtgcttgcttgggtttgaacccgcaaccatcagttaagatgcacgcgttctaaccactgggccatctcgactcaaaaaaaatatatcggatCAAAATTTTGCAAGTTACAGTGGACTACCAGTATTCCCGACCCGGCTCATCCGGCAGTTCTTATAATCCGACATGTCTATTGTAGACCcataaacaggaacatcaaataattaacgatatttaatataatttacaatatttatttttaattttctttacaatcatccattatcttccgtatttaaacCCAGATTAACAGTTCCCATGTCAAATTCAATaattctatttctacttttatttataaaaatgtcaaaccaaaaagtatttcattacatttatataattctgtgactgaatataactcaacagctagaagttatacaacctttaatgattatttataaatattatatttaaaatactttatggGCTAacaccaatgatgttctagtaaacagatatgttattaacgcgcaaaaagagaagactagaaaacgtcctaattgggacctttgcctttagttgttttacgtagtaatacgttataatacatcataattacgtagtaatacattttgcgtaattaaaacatctagttatccgttttacttattgtttttatcaagctatcctttttactgtaaatgaaataaaaaatgtaaaaataaattaaaataaacggtccccggcgcggcacacttttttctgttgtttagtatggatataacctatctgtttattagaatatcattggctaacactattattattgaatattttttgacaatGTCCGCTACTGATGAATACATGAAGCAGGTTACAAATTATACGCGCCATCACTATTATGCTCGacgcgtttttttttgttttgattctgATTGCTTAGTTTGAATTTAACTACACGTGATAACGGAGCGGCCATAATGAAGTGTGATTCGTACCTTAGTGTGTGACATCTATATTATCATTGAATATGTAATTTTTCGGAATATAAGGTTCTCTTTCGTAAAAAAAAACGGGACTATAGTCAGGTCTAGAGgactaaaagtaaaaagtaagtaaagtaaagtaaagtaacagcctgtacatttcccactgctgagataaggcctcctcttccattaaggaaagggtttgaaacatattccaccacgctgttccaatgcgggttggtggaatacatgtggcacacacatgtggcagaacttctatgaaatttgtcacatgcaggtttcctcacgatgttttccttcaccgccgagcaagagatgaattataaacacaaattaagcacatacatatagtggtgcttgcctggggttgaacccgcaatcatcggttaagatgcacgcgtcataaccactgggccatctcagctctagagAACTATAGTACTCTATAATCCGACGAATTCGATAGAGCAACACTGGGTAGTGCTTAACATTAGTCGAGTTACCAGGGATCTACTGAATTTGAAAAACGTAATAATCTTACATGCAGGTACCATTGTATAACCTAAAAAAACTGTCAATTCGATTTTTCATaacaagtaaattaataaacaacattttgggcaattaaacaaatatcaaataacCTCACGTAATCAATTGTCGTTctcaagaaaaaataattgctaACTAAGTCTATGAAAACAATAGCTTAACTAGTTTGAACGCGCAAATccttataatacattaattaataatattttattagaacacATACGAATATCGAACTTATCACAAcgtattaagtataaaaaatgcaagcaatagttattatttttaaacgtaaataaaaaacctGTATGCCGTTGAGATAAGgcttaaatttagtttaaattttatctgaTTCAGTTGTATGGTAGAATAAATGTTGCCAGATACAATATATTTCCCTAAGGTAAGTGATTTTTAATTTGGATAATTACTAAGGACTACAGAGACCAATTTTAAAATcgtgataaaataataagaaattacacTTGTTTCTAtcagcaatactaaatatttaaaacaacgtAAAAGCGTGCAGATAGGAGATGAAGAAAAGTACACTGGGGATGAAAATATGATAAGGATTAATAATTAGAGTAAACGACAGAAATTAATTCATAGGACAGTTTAATAGAAGAAAACCTTtaaaaaattttcttttttttgaatagaCTAGATGTAGATTGTACTTTTGGAAAATTATAGGCaataacgtaaatatttttatactataattactGATTACGATGTAAATTTatagtacaaaataatttaaaaagaatagaatttttacgagtaataaataaataaggtgggaaatttacccCAATAGAATTGCTACTGGCATCACTGACGGCAACTTCACGTCAGTTCTCCGGTAAATGACATGCGCGCGAGTCGCGTTCGCGGTTGACAATTCTatccaaacaataaaaaaaaagcgttAAACTTCGAAAAAACCTTGACATGCAAATGTATTATCgcaaattcaaacatttttaacgGTATGCAGTGATCGTAGAGTGACGTGCTGTGCTTAGATATTTGTAAAGATATGTTATAACAAAATGGAGGACGTATATACAATTAAAGTGAAAACAAAACCAGACACAAGGAATTTATATCCATCAGAGAGGAGATACTCCGCGTCCACGGTGTCTGGGCTTGCCTGGGTGCACATCGCGCTGGCATCCACAGCGTTTCTCCTGGCATGCCTCGCTTTAGTCAATCCGAACGGCGAGGTTCAAATAAAAAACGACACAAGGACGGTGAATTCGACGGATGCGTCGGAAGGATCGAGCAATAATACGTTTATACTCATTCTAGCGCCGATTTTGCTCACAGTATTCGCTCTCGCCGCCGGCATTACATCGATTCTGGCATCCGTTAGGTGGTACATCGACAGAAACATAACGTGGCTATTTGTTATGTCAATATTATCCACGATCTTCTCTTTGATTTCCTTTGTTATGATCATTGTCTGGCTAATTACGAGCGAGGAGGATATATCGGATTTCTATAAAGACAAAATACCATTCAAGGagattttgataataaaacatACGGAAATAATAGACAGAAATGAATCTCACTTCGTCATACCGAAGAATTCGACGGAGATCAAATACGAGGACTCGAAATTGTTTACGAAACGCGTGCTCtcgataaatatattgatagcgGCGTTTTTGGAACTGCTCTGGTCGATACTCAGTGTGAAGATATCGTATAAAGGCATGAGGAATAACTATAAAGAGGGCGAAGAGAGGCGCGGCAACTGCGTTTCCGTCGTGACAACAATTAAAGGTAATAACACAAAGAAGTTACCGCGCAATAGCAAGCTAATACCGAAACCGGATCTAATCGACAACTACCCGAGCAGGAAGATCAAGAAGATATTCTTCGCGCAAAACGACAACgggttttatttgaaaaatcaaaataacaaaatgaaacaGAACACCGAAACCAGCTCGGAGTTTTACAAGGAGAGAATGATGAACTTCCTGAACAGATGTGCCGAAGGTGTCTCCAACGCGGACATCAGGACTCCCAGCGTGCAATCAGAGGCGGTTCTCAACCCAATTCCGGAGGGAATCGTTGACGTCAGCGTCCAGGATTTTAAGCAGGAAATAAAAGAGCCGAGCAGAGTCACGCCTGTCAGCTGGGGGGACGCATCTGACGTCACGGTGTACAATCAAAACAcgttaaatttagataaaatattcaatttcaaaaagAAACAGCGAGATCTAAGCGCAGATAAGAAAGATGACTCTAGTGAAAATaatcagaataattaattaagcgtGAAAAGACTGAACGAAAGTTgatgtaattattgttaataaaggAATTCTACGTAACACGGATATACTAGTgttcgttattttataatactcgaattaaacaaattaatagcaataaaatatttgctacATATATTTTCCCTACGTATGTGTTCTTTAActagtaacaaaataaaaaaaaaattaaactactactataattaatatacatagattatactGATTAAACCCCAATGTcatattttaaagtttgataTGTAAGTAAATTAAGGCCttgtacatattaataaaagtaaaaagtagtgttatactttatttgtaaaaatataaattaacggatatataaaaataatttggtcTAATACGTATCCGATCACGCGAACTGTTCTctagattaaattaattgtaaatatgttttctCTATAGTAAtgaatattgattaattatctatattacaCGAAAGTTTCTGTATTCGATCAATCGTGGTTTAACGATATAATTCcgacattttaattattgcCGAATGACAGTTATCAatgaacaaaaaagtaaaaattatccAAGGTCCAACCGCAAACGGCTTAGAGACATAGTTTGTAAATAGTGACGAATATTTGCGCTTGCTTAATTTGGCATtttaaaaacgtaattttttttaaatgaattcgtTAACATAACTtgaattcataaaaattatCTAATACTATTACTGCGAATTAACgatattcgtttttattttttgtaaatacttaTGATTTATATTCTATGAagttttatactaaatattaatatgtagtaataataCACTTTTCTgtgttcatattaatttatattgcaaGACACAATAAAAGGACAGTTTTATAGTTGATTTGCATTGAAACAAAGTACGCGCGTACTATGTGAGTCAATTCATTTTAATTGCAAGCAAAGATGGCCGCCTACCaactatatttaatgtttcCTGAATTATTATTGACAATTATTCCTACGCTATTATGTAGCCGAAACCTGAGATAGCTCAGtggttttatttgaatgttgACCATAAATTGCGGATTTAAACCCGGTTTGATGAAAGTCGCTTATATTGTCATGGTAATTTTGATGtgtttaaaaaaacgtatttgaAGGGCTCTCTCGATCTGTAGATCGTCTAAATGTTCTGCGTCTAACGTTGGTCTAGTTCATTGATAACGGCCGCTTTTAACGAAATCAGTCATgtgcagtcagagtaagaaaaccttagtcagttttcaaattaattccttaatCAAGTCTTaaattcttagtaccttttgaatctaaacatcgaatcaatacgacgcaatatgtcattctcgatcggtaaagcagattatcgctcgtactgagcacgcgaaaatagatcttaaggtgacgaagtTTTTCTTACCCCGATCGTACATACCTAtgttttctgtattatatatctttgggttgtaatatatataattattgttgtaagTGTAAAAAGGCTAAAGCGCCATGTTGTACTCTTTAGGAAATTAGGTTTAAAGTTGGTAAACCTCTTTTTCTAAAAATACCATTGTGGCACAAcgttaaactattattaatttatattggtgaaaactaaataaaacgtaattatgatagatttgtaaatatgtaatggaatttttaagatttattccAATGatgtaaaaatgtatgtttatcggcatttattttgtactttcttattaaatgattttttaatttgattttgttttttattgtaatatatccaatattatacaaatattttatttaagatttgaaTAGCATTTTTAAGAGAAATTATtatgtgaattttaatattataattaaaaattgttattataagaacagcttaaaaagaaaaagatttgACCACAGACAAATAATCATGAGTCATAGACAAAGCAAACGTGATATTTGTTAAAACATAAAGTCTTACACGATAATAATTTGATAGAgactaagttttatttaattttactactttatCAATGATAACTTATATACCAGCAGTGCTATTCTGCAAAATTTGGTCATCGAATCTCATGTGTGTTGAAAATCTATTATATTGATTACGTATTCGCTAAAGATTTTATTAGAACAAtgattaatataagaattaataacattaaatgcttaaatatatacaaatatggactaaaactagttgctgtataaatcttgagcgcgtgcaatggtggcaagaatgctagcagcatttctccgttgaatcgcaatacggatcctctgggcaaacgaaccagccctcctgtcaccagtggaggcaatgaggcgaggctttatacttttgatgaagctttttgcaccactaatatatataaatattcgctatatataattatattgaacatAAATATTTGCTCAAAACTTTttgacattatataattaaatcaaatcaaattaaattcctttatgtctaaatattattaaacaaagtcccggccgcgtctgtctgtctgtattttcgcgataaactctaaaactactgaacagattttgatgcggctttcactaatagacagagggatttataaggaaggtttaggtatatcatttattatgatttttggtaaataagttgaaatggagcaattttaatgttaagtatGTACACTCGTGCGAAGCCCCCTAGAAGGCCCCTAGTTCGATATTCATAGAAGCAATTATTGATAATCAGACTCTGCGGCATTTTTTGTCAATCAAATGTCCAATAAAAGCGTTACCGACTGTGTAGTCTACAGGAATATactacgacacaatttagatcggcaaattcaataaaacctattACTACCGATTAccgccgatttacacaaccaatagaaatagctccctatcgcgccattcgacgctattcgtcgctataatttctcgcgtcagttcaacccgagacagcaaatgaatgtaaattgacgtgtcaaattgacgattgATGTGCCTCCGGAAAACATACAGCATTGCATGTGAAGAAGCAGTGTATACTTTGCCATTTAGTAACGATCTTTTGAATATGTTATCTGTGGTACAGCTACCCTAAATGACGGTAGTAGAAAATCCAGCTAGGACACGGTTAACCGTGGGCGCTTTGATCGTCATAGCGTTGTGTACTTTCGCCGAGTGCGGTCGTATTTCGAAAGTACTTAAATAATCCGTAGaatatttcgaaaaataatTTTCCGAAGTGTTAGTGaactaatattaaatcaataccTATCagtgtttttgatttttaacgAGAGTGCACCGTGAAACGTGTAAATGTTATAAGTGTAAAGGTAGTAAGTGCAGTGTACTGTAATGAATCACGCGCCGAGTGAGGTGGATGAAGCCATCGAGGCAAACCGGCCAAATGACTCCGACTCACCGACGACCGAGAGGGACCGAGGACGCGGGGAGGATGAGTCTTCCTGCTCCAGCGATGCGGCAAGCAGCGACTCTGAACCTCCGCGCAAGAAATCTAAACGTGATGCTCAGGTAACAGTCGATTCACGGATCGACGTGTTACACGAACAGGTTAGTTTccttactaatttaattatgcaACAACAATGTGCTTTATCTTTAAACACAAATGTAACCGGTAAAACTAATGACGTCTTTGAGCAACCTGAACAGAGTAAGGGCGATTTCTTGATCAATCCTTGTACTAGTACACCAAAATCATTAGATTTAGGTATTTGCAAAACTAATTTCGATGAGAAAAAAGTGTTAAAACCAGCCGATGAACAacgtttaaaacaattaatagaaTTACAACATTTCAATTCGTCTACGTGGCAAcatattcgatataaaaaagcATTAACAGACATGCTTGCATTCCCAGGTTtttgtaacttaaaaattaatgacgAAATATGTTGCTTAAATAGAGGCAAAGATTTTCTTGCCTCAACAGAAGAAATTATGACTGCAATT contains the following coding sequences:
- the LOC124541178 gene encoding uncharacterized protein LOC124541178, coding for MEDVYTIKVKTKPDTRNLYPSERRYSASTVSGLAWVHIALASTAFLLACLALVNPNGEVQIKNDTRTVNSTDASEGSSNNTFILILAPILLTVFALAAGITSILASVRWYIDRNITWLFVMSILSTIFSLISFVMIIVWLITSEEDISDFYKDKIPFKEILIIKHTEIIDRNESHFVIPKNSTEIKYEDSKLFTKRVLSINILIAAFLELLWSILSVKISYKGMRNNYKEGEERRGNCVSVVTTIKGNNTKKLPRNSKLIPKPDLIDNYPSRKIKKIFFAQNDNGFYLKNQNNKMKQNTETSSEFYKERMMNFLNRCAEGVSNADIRTPSVQSEAVLNPIPEGIVDVSVQDFKQEIKEPSRVTPVSWGDASDVTVYNQNTLNLDKIFNFKKKQRDLSADKKDDSSENNQNN